A stretch of the Streptomyces sp. 1331.2 genome encodes the following:
- the pspAA gene encoding PspA-associated protein PspAA: MIVRIMGEGQWKLTDPHFAELNKLDDELIEEMESGDEEGFRRALGALLDAVRRLGTALPDDALEPSELVLPAPDASLDEVKDMLSDDGLIPG; the protein is encoded by the coding sequence GTGATCGTTCGCATCATGGGCGAGGGCCAATGGAAGCTCACCGACCCCCACTTCGCCGAGCTGAACAAGCTCGACGACGAGCTAATCGAGGAGATGGAGAGCGGCGACGAGGAAGGCTTCCGGCGGGCCCTGGGTGCCCTCCTGGACGCCGTGCGCCGCCTCGGAACCGCCCTGCCCGACGACGCCCTGGAACCGTCCGAGCTGGTCCTGCCCGCGCCCGACGCCAGCCTGGACGAGGTCAAAGACATGCTCAGCGACGACGGCCTCATCCCCGGCTGA
- a CDS encoding PP2C family protein-serine/threonine phosphatase, whose amino-acid sequence MMRTSAAAAGAIYGEGGRVAVEDSVLGEVLADVLAAAHRIAPSEIAGLVQETAVRLGLSQASVYVADVQQHELVALPGPAQAELLVQGRPVQLETIAVDTSLAGRAYRTESVQTAADRDTGRGWLPLVDGIERIGVLKVAAPVLDAAMLVRCKALASLTAMILATKQYCSDVLIQTVRTRPMTLQAELLWAFVPPRTIGTTAVTSSAVLEPAYEIGGDAFDHSLAGTLLHLTLLDAMGHDLASGGCSAVALAACRSTRRAGGSLVDIAEQIDRTLARWIPDRLLTCLIADLDTATGRLDWINCGHPAPLLLREGRIVTGALDRPPHLPLGLDSAAPPPQVHTARLQPGDRVLMFTDGVTEARSPGGELFGEHRLADTVVRAMTDGLPAPEALRRLIQQILRHQDQQLRDDATILLTEWHPQPRPPAGR is encoded by the coding sequence ATGATGAGGACGAGTGCCGCGGCGGCTGGCGCGATCTACGGCGAGGGCGGACGGGTGGCTGTCGAGGACTCCGTTCTGGGCGAGGTTCTCGCGGACGTGCTGGCCGCGGCCCACCGCATCGCTCCGTCGGAGATCGCGGGGCTGGTCCAGGAAACCGCTGTGCGGCTGGGGCTGTCCCAGGCGAGTGTCTACGTGGCGGACGTGCAGCAACACGAACTGGTCGCCCTGCCCGGCCCGGCCCAGGCCGAACTCCTCGTCCAGGGGAGGCCGGTCCAGCTGGAGACCATCGCGGTCGACACCTCGCTGGCCGGCCGCGCCTACCGCACCGAGTCCGTACAGACCGCTGCGGACAGGGACACCGGGCGGGGCTGGCTGCCGCTGGTGGACGGCATTGAACGCATCGGCGTCCTGAAGGTGGCCGCCCCGGTCCTGGATGCGGCGATGCTGGTGCGGTGCAAGGCCCTGGCATCCCTGACGGCCATGATCCTCGCGACCAAGCAGTACTGCAGCGACGTCCTGATCCAGACGGTACGCACCCGGCCGATGACGCTGCAGGCGGAGCTGCTCTGGGCGTTCGTGCCGCCGCGGACGATCGGCACCACCGCGGTGACGTCCTCCGCCGTCCTGGAACCCGCGTACGAGATCGGCGGTGACGCCTTCGACCACAGCCTGGCCGGCACACTCCTGCACCTGACCCTGCTGGACGCCATGGGCCACGACCTCGCCTCCGGCGGCTGCAGCGCCGTGGCTCTCGCCGCCTGCCGCTCCACCCGCCGTGCCGGCGGCAGCCTCGTCGACATCGCCGAGCAAATCGACCGCACCCTGGCCCGGTGGATCCCCGACCGGCTGCTGACCTGCCTGATCGCCGACCTGGACACCGCCACCGGCCGGCTGGACTGGATCAACTGCGGCCACCCGGCACCGCTACTGCTGCGCGAGGGCCGCATCGTGACCGGCGCACTCGACCGACCCCCGCACCTGCCGCTGGGACTCGACAGCGCCGCTCCCCCGCCGCAGGTCCACACCGCCCGCCTGCAGCCCGGCGACCGGGTGCTGATGTTCACCGACGGCGTCACCGAGGCCCGCTCGCCCGGCGGCGAACTCTTCGGCGAGCACCGCCTGGCCGACACCGTCGTCCGCGCCATGACCGACGGCCTGCCCGCGCCGGAAGCCCTACGCCGCCTCATCCAGCAGATCCTGCGCCACCAGGACCAGCAACTGCGCGACGACGCCACGATCCTGCTCACCGAGTGGCACCCGCAGCCGCGGCCGCCGGCAGGCAGGTGA
- a CDS encoding STAS domain-containing protein, producing the protein MEIDILALAEEALTSLVGVRPPVLVVDLERVGFCDSCALNLLLGTRLSAQAVGVEFRLAAPASAVRRVLELTGAQVVFSVHASVRAALVG; encoded by the coding sequence TTGGAGATCGACATCCTGGCACTGGCCGAGGAGGCGCTGACCTCGCTCGTCGGTGTCCGTCCGCCGGTGCTTGTGGTCGACCTTGAACGTGTCGGGTTCTGCGACTCCTGCGCCCTGAACCTGCTGCTGGGAACCCGCTTGTCGGCGCAGGCGGTGGGCGTCGAGTTCCGGCTGGCTGCCCCTGCCTCGGCGGTGAGGCGTGTGTTGGAACTGACTGGCGCGCAGGTGGTTTTCTCCGTCCACGCGTCGGTTCGTGCTGCTCTTGTGGGATGA
- a CDS encoding sigma factor, which produces MQVGAIGLIKAIDRFDPDHGVGFTTFALPTILGEVRRHFRDTTWAVHVPAGSRNCASAWPRRRNSCPSSWTGRRPQPSWARV; this is translated from the coding sequence ATGCAGGTCGGTGCGATCGGCCTGATCAAGGCCATCGACCGTTTCGACCCCGACCACGGCGTCGGATTCACCACCTTCGCGCTGCCGACCATCCTCGGCGAGGTCCGCCGCCACTTCCGCGACACCACCTGGGCCGTCCACGTCCCCGCCGGCTCCAGGAACTGCGCATCGGCCTGGCCAAGGCGCAGGAACAGCTGTCCCAGCAGCTGGACCGGGCGCCGACCGCAACCGAGCTGGGCGAGGGTCTGA
- a CDS encoding mechanosensitive ion channel family protein — protein sequence MWWSAVRLLVVATAAALAAYGLNRASELVARRLAAHGPTSGTPRLLRGCRRPMLAVTGCGFLLGALPWIGAAPAAEDTLRHVLLLATICSGAWLAARAVRLLVDGAVHLAVRRRDPAQAGRARTQAGLLGRICQAAIALIAVGAMLMTFPAVRGVGTSLLASAGLVGVVAGVAAQSTLANLFAGIQMAFGDLARIDDVVVVAGEWGTVEEITLTSVVIATWDQRRLVMPMSYFAGRPFENWSRRTSRITGTALLHLDHSTPVAVLRKEFDAFLAMNPLWDGEGSALQVVDTTPSTIVVRALATSANADDAFELRCQLREHLVAYIRENHPHALPRVSVSQLPGPHAEPGPSSPDPHRRQRHRSTDIG from the coding sequence GTGTGGTGGAGTGCTGTCCGCCTGCTCGTGGTGGCCACGGCCGCCGCGCTCGCCGCGTACGGGCTGAACCGTGCCTCGGAGCTCGTCGCGCGGCGGCTGGCCGCCCACGGGCCCACCAGCGGCACGCCGAGACTGCTGCGCGGCTGTCGCCGGCCGATGCTGGCTGTCACCGGATGCGGGTTCCTGCTGGGTGCGCTGCCGTGGATCGGCGCCGCACCCGCGGCCGAGGACACTCTGCGCCACGTGCTGCTCCTCGCCACCATCTGCTCCGGCGCGTGGCTGGCCGCACGCGCCGTCAGACTGCTCGTGGACGGCGCCGTCCACCTTGCCGTCCGCCGCCGCGACCCCGCCCAGGCCGGCCGCGCCCGTACCCAGGCAGGCCTGCTCGGCCGGATCTGCCAGGCCGCCATCGCCCTGATCGCGGTGGGGGCGATGCTCATGACCTTCCCCGCCGTCCGCGGAGTTGGCACCAGCCTGCTCGCCTCCGCCGGCCTGGTCGGCGTGGTGGCCGGTGTGGCGGCGCAGAGCACCCTCGCCAACCTGTTCGCCGGCATCCAGATGGCCTTCGGCGACCTGGCCCGGATAGACGACGTCGTGGTGGTGGCCGGCGAGTGGGGCACGGTGGAGGAGATCACCCTCACCTCCGTCGTGATCGCCACCTGGGACCAGCGACGCCTGGTCATGCCGATGTCGTACTTCGCCGGCCGCCCGTTCGAGAACTGGTCCCGCCGGACCAGCCGGATCACCGGCACAGCCCTGCTCCACCTCGACCACAGCACCCCGGTCGCTGTGCTGCGGAAGGAGTTCGACGCTTTCCTCGCGATGAATCCGCTCTGGGACGGTGAGGGCAGTGCCTTGCAGGTCGTCGATACCACGCCTAGTACGATCGTGGTCCGTGCCCTGGCGACGTCGGCCAATGCCGATGACGCCTTCGAACTGCGCTGCCAGCTCCGTGAGCATCTGGTGGCCTACATCCGTGAGAACCACCCGCACGCGCTGCCCCGGGTGTCCGTCAGCCAGCTGCCTGGCCCGCACGCCGAACCCGGCCCTTCGTCGCCGGACCCTCACAGGCGGCAGAGGCATCGATCCACCGACATCGGGTAA
- a CDS encoding SRPBCC family protein, which produces MARIEESVEVHAPLPAVYEQWTRYEEFPEFMRGVVSVERTGPGATHWVIDAVGVRREFEARTVEAVPRERVAWESVAGDLRQAGVVTFHRIDEGTTRLMVQLELEPPGLLERLVEALGFVDRRVIDDLRDFKDHVESERRAA; this is translated from the coding sequence ATGGCTCGGATCGAGGAGTCCGTCGAGGTACACGCGCCGCTTCCGGCGGTGTACGAGCAGTGGACGAGGTACGAGGAGTTCCCGGAGTTCATGCGCGGGGTGGTGAGCGTCGAACGGACCGGCCCCGGCGCCACCCACTGGGTGATCGACGCCGTGGGTGTGCGCCGGGAGTTCGAGGCCCGCACCGTCGAAGCCGTTCCCCGCGAGCGGGTCGCCTGGGAGAGCGTGGCCGGCGACCTCCGCCAGGCCGGGGTGGTGACCTTCCACCGGATCGACGAGGGCACCACCAGGCTCATGGTGCAGCTGGAGCTTGAACCGCCCGGGCTGCTGGAACGACTCGTCGAGGCGCTGGGCTTCGTCGACCGTCGGGTGATCGACGACCTGAGGGACTTCAAGGACCACGTCGAGTCGGAGCGCCGGGCCGCCTGA
- a CDS encoding PRC-barrel domain-containing protein → MSEGINIWEFRDTAGHTAGTDLIGFHVEATDGHIGKVDRLSEHVDAQYLVVDTGPWIFGRLVLLPAGTVVRIELGERKVYVDRSKDEIRNSPPYDPGTPETVPALRTPFALYYSPFYGGRIP, encoded by the coding sequence ATGAGTGAGGGCATCAACATCTGGGAGTTCCGCGACACCGCCGGCCACACCGCCGGCACCGACCTGATCGGCTTCCACGTGGAGGCCACCGACGGTCACATCGGCAAGGTGGACCGGCTGTCCGAGCACGTCGACGCCCAGTACCTGGTCGTGGACACCGGGCCCTGGATCTTCGGCAGGCTCGTGCTGCTCCCGGCCGGCACCGTCGTCCGCATCGAGCTGGGCGAGCGGAAGGTGTACGTCGACCGGTCCAAGGACGAGATCAGGAACAGCCCGCCGTACGACCCCGGTACGCCCGAGACCGTGCCCGCCCTGCGCACTCCCTTCGCGCTCTACTACAGCCCGTTCTACGGCGGCCGCATCCCCTGA
- a CDS encoding IS5 family transposase (programmed frameshift), producing MVVPLTDAQWARIEPLLPDRTPKRGGRWRDHREVIDAIAWKFQTGSQWVHLPAEYGSWKGVYTRLRNWAIDGTWERVFTALLAQADAEGDLDWVVSVDSTIVRAHQNAAGARPKGAPADEPGHHAIGRSRGGLTTKIHLAADGRCRPLCFVLTPGQAGDAPAFEHVMAALRVPRPVGRPRTRPIMVLADRAYSSRAIREHLRRRKIRAVIPQPSDQIANRRRKGRLGGRPPAFDREAYKQRNTVERCINRLKNWRGLATRYEKTATVFTAGLHIAGIFIWSAH from the exons CTGGTCGTGCCGTTGACTGACGCGCAGTGGGCGCGGATAGAGCCGTTGTTGCCGGACCGGACGCCGAAGCGGGGCGGGCGGTGGCGCGATCACCGTGAGGTGATCGACGCGATCGCGTGGAAGTTCCAGACCGGCTCGCAGTGGGTGCACCTGCCCGCCGAATACGGCTCCTGGAAGGGCGTCTACACCCGCCTTCGGAACTGGGCGATCGACGGCACGTGGGAGCGGGTCTTCACCGCCCTGCTCGCCCAGGCCGACGCGGAGGGCGATCTGGACTGGGTCGTCTCGGTCGACTCCACGATTGTGCGCGCGCACCAGAATGCGGCCGGGGCCCGTC CAAAAGGGGCCCCGGCCGACGAACCCGGCCACCATGCGATCGGGCGTTCCCGCGGTGGGCTGACGACGAAGATCCACCTCGCCGCGGACGGCCGTTGCCGCCCGCTGTGTTTTGTCCTCACGCCCGGCCAGGCGGGCGACGCGCCCGCGTTCGAGCATGTCATGGCCGCCCTGCGCGTGCCCAGACCGGTCGGACGGCCGCGCACCCGGCCCATCATGGTCCTGGCGGACCGCGCCTATTCGTCGAGAGCCATCCGCGAGCACCTGCGGCGACGCAAGATCCGGGCCGTGATCCCGCAGCCCTCGGACCAGATCGCCAACCGCCGACGCAAGGGCCGACTCGGAGGCAGGCCGCCGGCCTTCGACCGCGAGGCCTACAAGCAGCGCAACACCGTCGAGCGGTGCATCAACCGCCTGAAGAACTGGCGCGGTCTGGCTACCCGCTACGAGAAGACCGCCACCGTCTTCACGGCCGGACTCCACATTGCGGGCATCTTCATCTGGTCCGCCCACTGA
- a CDS encoding LacI family DNA-binding transcriptional regulator, with protein sequence MASEGRPATLQGIAEQLGLHVSTVSRVLNGPAGERGRAASGATADRIRTLARELGYRPNPHATSLRTRRSNLIGVLFPRLSEIVVATIYEGVEEEAARHGLSTFVTNTHDDPGTQRERLTMVLGRRVDGVIIGDAHLDGAALRDPALRAVPFVLVNRRAAHARDATDLTAVTCDDHLGGRLVAEHLLALGHRDVAVIAGEAFASTGADRTAGFVERYREAGLPLPAYRVRQCRFDTRGGREAATDLLRGTDRPTALFAVNDFAAIGAMGAARDLGLRVGQDLALAGFNDTPLAAELPIPLTSVRSPMAEQGRRAVRQLLRLIAGQPAASERLRPVLVPRASTGQPVGPGLG encoded by the coding sequence ATGGCGAGTGAAGGCCGTCCGGCGACGTTGCAGGGCATCGCCGAACAGTTGGGGCTGCACGTGTCGACGGTCTCGCGGGTCCTCAACGGCCCGGCCGGCGAGCGCGGCCGCGCCGCCTCCGGAGCGACCGCCGACCGCATCCGCACGCTCGCCCGGGAGCTCGGGTACCGGCCCAACCCGCATGCCACCAGCCTGCGCACCCGCCGCAGCAACCTGATCGGCGTGCTGTTCCCACGCCTGTCGGAGATCGTCGTCGCGACCATCTACGAGGGTGTGGAGGAGGAGGCGGCCCGGCACGGCCTGTCCACCTTCGTCACCAACACCCACGACGACCCCGGGACGCAGCGCGAGCGCCTCACCATGGTGCTCGGACGCCGGGTGGACGGCGTGATCATCGGCGACGCCCACCTGGACGGTGCCGCGCTGCGCGACCCGGCCCTGCGCGCGGTCCCCTTCGTCCTGGTCAACCGGCGAGCCGCGCACGCCCGGGACGCCACCGACCTGACCGCCGTGACCTGTGACGACCACTTGGGCGGGCGGCTGGTGGCCGAGCACCTGCTGGCCCTCGGCCACCGGGACGTCGCGGTCATCGCCGGAGAGGCCTTCGCGAGCACCGGCGCCGACCGCACCGCCGGCTTCGTCGAGCGCTATCGGGAGGCCGGGCTTCCCCTGCCCGCGTACCGCGTCCGGCAGTGCCGCTTCGACACGCGCGGCGGACGCGAGGCCGCCACCGACCTGCTGCGCGGTACCGACCGGCCCACCGCGCTCTTCGCGGTCAACGACTTCGCCGCCATCGGCGCGATGGGGGCGGCCCGGGACCTGGGCCTGCGGGTCGGCCAGGACCTCGCCCTCGCGGGCTTCAACGACACCCCGCTCGCCGCCGAGCTGCCGATCCCGCTGACCAGTGTCCGCTCCCCGATGGCCGAACAGGGCAGGCGGGCGGTCCGGCAGTTGCTGCGGCTGATCGCCGGTCAGCCGGCCGCCTCCGAGCGACTTCGGCCCGTCCTCGTTCCGCGCGCCTCCACCGGGCAGCCTGTCGGACCGGGCCTGGGATGA
- a CDS encoding peptidase inhibitor family I36 protein encodes MAPGATEITRATSCVRGHRRVLTPSDRSPAGGGRHPHPPARTRGHQERSSSCAPGYYCLFEFAGFNVNKPQGRVWMFKNSVYDLGATALDGNDSAQSAVNRVGEEIHLYEHYFFSNNGGNNGECLSWRPLDARFRERADTGSHRIR; translated from the coding sequence ATTGCCCCAGGCGCGACCGAAATCACCCGTGCGACGTCTTGTGTCCGTGGCCACCGCCGTGTCCTCACTCCTTCTGACCGGAGCCCTGCCGGCGGCGGCCGCCACCCCCACCCCCCCGCACGTACGCGCGGTCATCAAGAGCGGTCCAGTTCCTGTGCGCCGGGCTACTACTGCCTCTTTGAGTTCGCCGGCTTCAACGTGAACAAACCGCAGGGTCGAGTCTGGATGTTCAAGAATTCCGTCTACGACCTGGGCGCGACTGCCCTCGACGGCAACGACTCCGCCCAGTCCGCGGTTAACCGGGTCGGGGAGGAGATCCACTTGTACGAGCACTACTTCTTCTCCAACAACGGCGGCAACAACGGCGAATGCCTCTCCTGGCGCCCTCTCGACGCACGTTTCCGCGAACGTGCAGACACCGGATCTCATCGGATTCGGTGA
- a CDS encoding GNAT family N-acetyltransferase — translation MDYPSKPPVSLLRHGADDAVALLDSLADVWADAHTGNDDVAAAGFTPETLQRQITAHTQHAGFTLIVASSAGQDIGFAYGFACTPSYWFGEQLLPTITEQARGTESLAGICELAVRTRFQGRGIGTSLHAALLEALRTEWVSLLAMPGDEDAQRLYRRLGYQYAGPYAAGPDGPVLDLLLLRTQKSTISSTPTWLREHWPSELSTPRLRLRPVEARDAELLENLWTDSVVRRFLGGPVPADRLGARLAGAAGRPGHFTVVLASDEQAVGRVTLDEDHRAPGRAEVSYEFLPAYTGRGLAAEAVGAVLRWGRRTLPDHQLTAVTQAANVRSRNLLQKLGLVATEYLVEYGQDQVLYTAAPGR, via the coding sequence ATGGACTACCCCTCGAAGCCGCCGGTGTCCCTGCTGCGCCACGGCGCCGACGACGCCGTTGCCCTGCTCGATTCCCTCGCGGACGTCTGGGCCGACGCCCACACAGGAAACGACGACGTCGCCGCGGCCGGGTTTACCCCCGAGACCCTGCAGCGGCAGATCACTGCCCACACTCAGCACGCAGGCTTCACCCTGATCGTGGCCTCCTCGGCCGGCCAGGACATCGGTTTCGCCTACGGTTTCGCCTGCACCCCCTCTTACTGGTTCGGCGAACAGCTCCTGCCCACCATCACGGAACAGGCCCGCGGCACCGAATCCCTCGCCGGGATCTGCGAACTCGCCGTCCGCACCCGCTTCCAGGGGCGAGGAATCGGGACCAGTCTGCACGCCGCGCTCCTGGAAGCGCTCCGCACCGAGTGGGTGTCCCTGCTGGCCATGCCCGGCGACGAAGACGCCCAGCGGCTCTACCGCCGCCTCGGGTACCAGTACGCCGGGCCGTACGCCGCTGGGCCCGACGGCCCGGTCCTGGACCTGCTCCTGCTCCGGACTCAGAAGAGCACCATCAGCAGTACCCCGACGTGGCTGCGCGAGCACTGGCCGAGCGAGCTGTCCACGCCGCGCCTGCGGCTGCGCCCCGTCGAGGCACGCGATGCCGAACTTCTTGAGAACCTGTGGACCGATTCCGTGGTCCGCCGCTTCCTGGGCGGCCCGGTCCCGGCCGACCGACTCGGCGCGCGCCTGGCCGGTGCCGCAGGCCGGCCAGGCCACTTCACCGTGGTCCTGGCCTCGGACGAACAGGCCGTAGGCCGTGTGACCCTCGACGAGGACCACCGCGCACCAGGCCGGGCCGAGGTCTCGTACGAGTTCCTCCCCGCGTACACGGGCCGGGGCCTCGCGGCGGAAGCGGTCGGCGCCGTACTCCGCTGGGGCCGACGCACCCTACCCGACCATCAGCTGACCGCCGTGACCCAGGCCGCGAACGTCCGATCGCGCAACCTGCTGCAGAAACTGGGACTCGTGGCCACCGAGTACCTCGTCGAGTACGGCCAAGACCAGGTCCTCTACACCGCCGCCCCCGGAAGGTAG
- a CDS encoding ester cyclase codes for MDTIEQNKSTVTAFIDALFSKGDLGAVDEYLAEDFVNHDPPFGGSADREGMRRAGALFRAACPDWHSDQDLVVGEGDLVVEHFTASGTHRGELLGVAPSGRPLTLPGINIFRLRDGRIVERWGRLDELGLLRQLGLAQE; via the coding sequence ATGGACACCATCGAACAGAACAAGAGCACGGTCACCGCGTTCATCGACGCGCTCTTCAGCAAGGGTGACCTGGGGGCCGTGGACGAGTACCTCGCCGAGGACTTCGTCAACCACGACCCGCCGTTCGGCGGCAGCGCCGATCGCGAGGGGATGCGCCGGGCCGGAGCGCTGTTCCGGGCCGCCTGCCCCGACTGGCACAGCGATCAGGACCTGGTCGTCGGGGAGGGCGACCTGGTGGTCGAGCACTTCACCGCGAGCGGTACGCACCGCGGCGAGCTGCTCGGCGTGGCCCCCAGTGGTCGACCACTGACGCTGCCCGGGATCAACATCTTCCGGCTCCGCGACGGACGGATCGTCGAGCGGTGGGGCCGCCTCGACGAGCTCGGACTGCTCCGGCAGCTCGGCCTGGCTCAGGAGTAA
- a CDS encoding LuxR C-terminal-related transcriptional regulator — protein MAVSPVERRTAGVVDRCYAGSDPARLRAEVLPRLRRLVPTDAVFFATVDPASLLFTSAVTEDPLAGETARFLENEFGRADVNKFADLARSADPVATLDRATRGERAASPRYREIMAPLGLGDELRVALRLGGCCWGVLCLHREQADSGFGDEDLAVLRAVAPHLAEGIRRSVALGFAGSTSAPPRAAAPGVLVLDAGSVLLSASEEARDWLARLDSADFPAGELLPIAVSAVAARLARLEQGPVDRVPPPSVRVRDRFGEWWSVHATRLTGPPWPQTAVIVEPAPPQQRSTLLLSAYGLSPAQNRVATLVLRGCSTREISAELCISANTVQEHLTAVFDRLGVRSRRELVALALAGAGGKRPARPGADRRAWP, from the coding sequence ATGGCGGTATCACCGGTGGAACGCCGCACGGCCGGAGTCGTCGACCGCTGCTACGCCGGGTCGGACCCGGCCCGGCTGCGGGCGGAGGTGCTGCCGCGCCTGCGGCGGCTGGTCCCCACCGACGCCGTGTTCTTCGCGACTGTCGACCCCGCCTCCCTGTTGTTCACCTCCGCCGTGACGGAGGACCCGCTGGCCGGTGAGACTGCCCGTTTCCTGGAGAACGAGTTCGGCCGGGCCGACGTCAACAAGTTCGCCGATCTGGCGCGGTCGGCCGATCCGGTGGCCACCCTCGACCGGGCGACCCGGGGCGAGCGCGCGGCCAGTCCCCGTTACCGGGAGATCATGGCGCCGCTCGGGCTCGGCGACGAGCTCCGGGTGGCGCTGCGCCTCGGCGGCTGCTGTTGGGGCGTCCTGTGCCTTCACCGGGAGCAGGCGGACTCCGGGTTCGGCGACGAGGACCTCGCGGTGCTGCGGGCCGTCGCCCCGCACCTGGCCGAGGGGATCCGGCGCTCGGTCGCCCTCGGCTTTGCCGGTTCCACCTCGGCTCCTCCGCGCGCCGCCGCCCCCGGCGTCCTGGTGTTGGACGCCGGATCGGTGCTCCTGTCCGCCAGCGAGGAGGCCCGCGACTGGCTCGCCCGGCTGGACTCGGCCGACTTCCCGGCCGGAGAGCTGCTGCCGATCGCCGTCAGCGCGGTGGCCGCGCGGCTGGCCCGACTGGAGCAGGGGCCGGTCGACCGGGTGCCGCCGCCCTCGGTCCGGGTACGCGACCGCTTCGGCGAGTGGTGGAGCGTGCACGCCACCCGGCTCACCGGGCCGCCCTGGCCCCAGACCGCGGTGATCGTCGAACCCGCGCCACCGCAGCAGCGCTCCACGCTCCTGCTCAGCGCGTACGGGCTGAGCCCGGCGCAGAACAGGGTCGCCACTCTGGTCCTGCGCGGCTGCTCGACCCGCGAGATCTCGGCGGAGCTGTGCATCTCGGCCAACACCGTGCAGGAGCACCTCACAGCCGTCTTCGACCGGCTCGGCGTCCGCAGCCGCCGGGAGCTGGTCGCGCTCGCTCTGGCGGGCGCCGGGGGCAAACGGCCGGCCCGCCCCGGAGCCGACCGCCGGGCCTGGCCCTAG
- a CDS encoding DUF6221 family protein, with the protein MNDGLIQFVRAKLDADEHNVVMITSLAPPDTDVHLDSTIPMIDMVRAVTDLYAPVAHLDSPDTAATSKDFDAGRAAGLGAAVRLLAQIYHDTPGYREEWRPRTLP; encoded by the coding sequence ATGAACGATGGCCTCATCCAGTTCGTGCGAGCGAAACTCGACGCGGACGAGCACAACGTCGTGATGATCACGTCGCTTGCTCCCCCCGACACGGACGTGCACCTCGACAGCACGATCCCCATGATCGACATGGTTCGCGCGGTCACAGATCTCTACGCGCCGGTTGCACATCTCGACTCGCCGGACACGGCCGCCACCAGCAAAGACTTTGACGCCGGCCGGGCCGCCGGTCTTGGAGCGGCGGTCAGACTCCTTGCCCAGATCTACCACGACACCCCCGGCTACCGTGAGGAGTGGCGCCCTCGGACGCTGCCCTAG
- a CDS encoding alpha/beta fold hydrolase: MRAPWETLVAGPADAERSVLLLPGGSCAARSFDLVMAEPALSGVRLVATTLPGNAGAPLSEDVTVPALARRAGELAQEHDCDVVAGFSLGATVALEMVLAGRFQGPVVLLGISLTTADESRFFRTVVRASQRVGSWPTALMMGLMPLMARSAKTPQAHKDELIEDFKQNRTADVVRVTGDYLDYLATGRDPATELAALDTPVWIVHAEKGDGGLTSAERATLESAPHVTVVTIPGAVFLLPDVAPRETAEVIAAALARAT; the protein is encoded by the coding sequence GTGCGGGCACCTTGGGAGACCCTGGTCGCGGGGCCGGCCGATGCGGAGCGATCGGTTCTGCTCCTGCCGGGCGGATCCTGCGCGGCACGGTCGTTCGACCTGGTGATGGCCGAGCCGGCACTGTCCGGTGTCCGCCTCGTGGCCACGACGCTTCCCGGCAACGCCGGCGCGCCGCTGTCGGAGGACGTGACTGTCCCCGCGCTGGCCCGTCGCGCCGGCGAGCTGGCGCAGGAGCACGACTGCGACGTGGTTGCGGGATTCTCGCTCGGGGCGACGGTGGCTTTGGAGATGGTGCTGGCAGGGCGGTTCCAGGGCCCGGTCGTACTGCTCGGGATCAGCCTGACGACTGCGGACGAGTCCAGGTTCTTCCGGACCGTCGTACGGGCATCTCAGAGGGTCGGCAGCTGGCCGACGGCGCTGATGATGGGGCTCATGCCACTCATGGCGCGGTCCGCCAAGACGCCTCAGGCGCACAAGGACGAGCTGATCGAGGACTTCAAGCAGAACAGGACCGCCGATGTGGTCCGTGTGACCGGTGATTATCTCGACTACCTCGCCACGGGCCGGGACCCAGCCACCGAACTCGCCGCGCTGGACACCCCTGTGTGGATCGTCCACGCCGAGAAGGGGGACGGCGGGCTTACCAGTGCCGAGCGTGCCACCCTTGAGTCCGCTCCCCACGTCACCGTGGTGACGATCCCTGGCGCAGTGTTCCTCCTGCCGGACGTGGCGCCGCGGGAGACCGCCGAGGTCATCGCCGCCGCCCTCGCACGTGCGACCTGA